The following proteins are co-located in the Trichomycterus rosablanca isolate fTriRos1 chromosome 14, fTriRos1.hap1, whole genome shotgun sequence genome:
- the fam114a1 gene encoding protein NOXP20 isoform X1, whose translation MSHKEEADVLPTSSDLQAFKPSLDEHTAVGEATIEEPHSNPSPASGTAEPELNNEDAEDHKPGTEPSEAQQDQLQNNAGDQEIECNESVSLEPDIAEGQEEPSEKNPSKGWGGWGSWGKSLLTTATSTVGQGLSSVREKAGVALRIRSVSSCEEADEVEVPHEEKQEDLVGESDSPTQRGVFSSISNAVQNTGKSVLTGGLDALEFIGKKTMTVLAESDPGFKKTKILMQRTVSLSQMLKEAKEKARERLSSQTVCEPAAHYGILFDDYQGLSHLEALEILSSESEGRVQEALAALEGEQLELLKKELMEIKVIFESREQENQQEEGNETGTEGNGELYSHIRSFSPLYADGEEFVSVLTELLFELHVAATPDKFNKVLKARMKAYDWMKEVENPVAAERTEEMVEEKEEKLESSLTEQKETGEEQEEEKREEKNIEEENVEHRETDQVESVYLSSIRSLAEITARSIEQLHKVAELILHGQDVEKPASQQATILCRLTCSMCKEVDCLTHRFSETLITVGSQRKAEDLNPLVDSVTLEGSNSTTYIQNAFQLLLPVLQICHIQTCRTQTRSEPELVPTD comes from the exons CATAAACCAGGTACTGAGCCCTCAGAAGCACAACAAGACCAACTACAGAACAATGCTGGTGATCAGGAGATTGAATGCAATGAATCAGTGAGTTTGGAACCGGACATTGCTGAAGGGCAGGAGGAG CCCTCAGAGAAGAATCCATCTAAAGGTTGGGGTGGTTGGGGTTCCTGGGGCAAGTCTTTGCTTACCACCGCCACCTCTACAGTGG GTCAGGGATTAAGCTCAGTTCGGGAGAAAGCGGGCGTGGCATTGCGGATACGCAGTGTATCATCGTGTGAGGAAGCTGATGAAGTTGAAGTTCCTCATGAGGAGAAGCAGGAAGACTTGGTGGGAGAGTCCGACAGCCCAACACAAAGAGGAGTGTTCTCCTCTATCTCCAACGCTGTCCAAAACACA GGGAAGTCTGTGCTGACCGGAGGACTCGATGCGTTGGAGTTTATTGGGAAGAAGACGATGACGGTATTAGCAGAGAGTGACCCAGGCTTTAAGAAAACCAAAATCCTGATGCAGAGGACCGTCTCGCTCTCACAG ATGCTAAAGGAAGCTAAAGAGAAAGCACGTGAGAGGTTGAGCAGTCAGACAGTGTGTGAACCCGCAGCTCATTATGGCATCCTGTTTGATGATTATCAAGGTCTGTCTCACCTGGAGGCTCTGGAGATACTGAGCAGCGAGAGCGAGGGACGG GTTCAGGAGGCTCTTGCTGCACTTGAGGGCGAGCAGCTGGAGCTTCTAAAGAAAGAGCTGATGGAGATTAAGGTGATCTTTGAGTCGAGGGAGCAGGAGAATCAGCAGGAGGAAGGAAATGAGACGGGAACCGAGGGAAACGGTGAACTTTATTCCCACATTCGCTCTTTCAGCCCACTCT atgcgGATGGGGAGGAGTTTGTCAGTGTTCTTACCGAGCTGCTGTTCGAGCTGCATGTTGCTGCCACACCTGACAAATTCAACAAGGTTCTAAAA GCCAGAATGAAAGCCTATGATTGGATGAAGGAGGTTGAGAATCCGGTTGCTGCTGAGAGAACAGAAGAAATGGTGGAAGAGAAAGAGGAGAAGCTGGAATCTTCACTTACAGAACAAAAGGAAACTggagaagaacaagaagaagaaaagagaGAAGAGAAAAACATTGAGGAGGAAAACGTGGAACACAGAGAGACTGACCAGGTCGAG agtgtgtatcTGTCCTCGATAAGGAGTCTGGCCGAGATCACCGCTCGCAGTATAGAGCAGCTCCATAAAGTGGCTGAACTCATTCTACATGGTCAGGACGTGGAGAAACCAGCATCTCAGCAGGCCACCATTCTGTGCAG GTTAACCTGCTCTATGTGTAAGGAGGTGGACTGTCTGACGCACAGGTTCTCCGAGACCCTCATCACTGTGGGG AGTCAGAGAAAAGCAGAAGATCTGAATCCTCTGGTGGACAGCGTCACACTGGAG GGGTCTAACAGCACCACGTACATCCAGAATGCATTTCAGCTGCTGCTGCCCGTTCTGCAGATCTGCCACATTCAGACCTGCAGAACCCAGACTAGAAGTGAACCAGAACTAGTACCTACAGACTGA
- the fam114a1 gene encoding protein NOXP20 isoform X5, translating to MYRKASTWGRPGQGLSSVREKAGVALRIRSVSSCEEADEVEVPHEEKQEDLVGESDSPTQRGVFSSISNAVQNTGKSVLTGGLDALEFIGKKTMTVLAESDPGFKKTKILMQRTVSLSQMLKEAKEKARERLSSQTVCEPAAHYGILFDDYQGLSHLEALEILSSESEGRVQEALAALEGEQLELLKKELMEIKVIFESREQENQQEEGNETGTEGNGELYSHIRSFSPLYADGEEFVSVLTELLFELHVAATPDKFNKVLKARMKAYDWMKEVENPVAAERTEEMVEEKEEKLESSLTEQKETGEEQEEEKREEKNIEEENVEHRETDQVESVYLSSIRSLAEITARSIEQLHKVAELILHGQDVEKPASQQATILCRLTCSMCKEVDCLTHRFSETLITVGSQRKAEDLNPLVDSVTLEGSNSTTYIQNAFQLLLPVLQICHIQTCRTQTRSEPELVPTD from the exons atgtatcgtaaagcctccacatgggGGCGTCCAg GTCAGGGATTAAGCTCAGTTCGGGAGAAAGCGGGCGTGGCATTGCGGATACGCAGTGTATCATCGTGTGAGGAAGCTGATGAAGTTGAAGTTCCTCATGAGGAGAAGCAGGAAGACTTGGTGGGAGAGTCCGACAGCCCAACACAAAGAGGAGTGTTCTCCTCTATCTCCAACGCTGTCCAAAACACA GGGAAGTCTGTGCTGACCGGAGGACTCGATGCGTTGGAGTTTATTGGGAAGAAGACGATGACGGTATTAGCAGAGAGTGACCCAGGCTTTAAGAAAACCAAAATCCTGATGCAGAGGACCGTCTCGCTCTCACAG ATGCTAAAGGAAGCTAAAGAGAAAGCACGTGAGAGGTTGAGCAGTCAGACAGTGTGTGAACCCGCAGCTCATTATGGCATCCTGTTTGATGATTATCAAGGTCTGTCTCACCTGGAGGCTCTGGAGATACTGAGCAGCGAGAGCGAGGGACGG GTTCAGGAGGCTCTTGCTGCACTTGAGGGCGAGCAGCTGGAGCTTCTAAAGAAAGAGCTGATGGAGATTAAGGTGATCTTTGAGTCGAGGGAGCAGGAGAATCAGCAGGAGGAAGGAAATGAGACGGGAACCGAGGGAAACGGTGAACTTTATTCCCACATTCGCTCTTTCAGCCCACTCT atgcgGATGGGGAGGAGTTTGTCAGTGTTCTTACCGAGCTGCTGTTCGAGCTGCATGTTGCTGCCACACCTGACAAATTCAACAAGGTTCTAAAA GCCAGAATGAAAGCCTATGATTGGATGAAGGAGGTTGAGAATCCGGTTGCTGCTGAGAGAACAGAAGAAATGGTGGAAGAGAAAGAGGAGAAGCTGGAATCTTCACTTACAGAACAAAAGGAAACTggagaagaacaagaagaagaaaagagaGAAGAGAAAAACATTGAGGAGGAAAACGTGGAACACAGAGAGACTGACCAGGTCGAG agtgtgtatcTGTCCTCGATAAGGAGTCTGGCCGAGATCACCGCTCGCAGTATAGAGCAGCTCCATAAAGTGGCTGAACTCATTCTACATGGTCAGGACGTGGAGAAACCAGCATCTCAGCAGGCCACCATTCTGTGCAG GTTAACCTGCTCTATGTGTAAGGAGGTGGACTGTCTGACGCACAGGTTCTCCGAGACCCTCATCACTGTGGGG AGTCAGAGAAAAGCAGAAGATCTGAATCCTCTGGTGGACAGCGTCACACTGGAG GGGTCTAACAGCACCACGTACATCCAGAATGCATTTCAGCTGCTGCTGCCCGTTCTGCAGATCTGCCACATTCAGACCTGCAGAACCCAGACTAGAAGTGAACCAGAACTAGTACCTACAGACTGA